Proteins encoded in a region of the Uloborus diversus isolate 005 chromosome 1, Udiv.v.3.1, whole genome shotgun sequence genome:
- the LOC129234238 gene encoding fibroin heavy chain-like isoform X24, whose product MQWSTYLALFFAVFCAQSYSALGQGASVWSSPQMAENFMNGFSVALSQAGAFSGQEMKDFDDVRDIMNSAMDKMIRSGKSGRGAMRAMNAAFGSAIAEIVAANGGKEYQIGAVLDAVTNTLLQLTGNVDNGFLNEISRLITLFSSVEANDISASAGADASGSSGPVGGYSSGAGAAVGQGTAQAVGYGGGAQGVASSAAAGATNYAQGVSTGSTQNVATSTVTTTTNVAGSTATGYNTGYGTGAAAGAAAGASSGYGTGYGTGTGAGAGAGSGAGYGAGAGAGAGSGAGYGAGAGAGASSGAGYGAGAGAGYGAGAGAGAASGAGYGAGAGTGYGAGAGAGAASGAGYGAGAGAGAGSGYGAGAGAGAGSGYGAGAGAGAGAGAGSGYGAGAGAGAVSGYGAGAGAGAGAGSGYGAGAGAGAGSGYSTGAGYSAGAAAAGSSSSTQVTTQQTVTSQASAAGAGYGVGAGAGAAASAGSGTRAGYGTGAGAGAGAGAGAGAGAGYGAGAGAGYGAGSGARAAAGAGAGYGSGAGAGAGSGYGSRAGAGAGAGAGAGAGYGAGAGAGSGAGYGAGAGAGSGAGYGAGAGAGSGAGYGSGAGAGSGYGAGAGAGAGSGYGAGAGAGAGSGYGAGAAAGAGAGAGSGYGAGAGARAGAGAGTGAGYGSGYGASSGSGAGAAAGSGAAAGAGYGTGAGYSTGAASAGSSSSTQVITQETVTSQASSGASGAASGYSAGSGAGAAAGAGAGSGYGAGAGAGAGSGYGAGAGAGAGSGYGAGAGAGAGSGYGVGAGAAAGSGYGAGAGAGAGSGYGQGAGASAGAAAAGAGAGYGGQAGYGQGAGASAGAAAAGAGAGRQAGYGQGAGASSGAAAAAGAGAGYGGQAGYGQGAGASAGAAAAAGAGAGRQASYGQGAGASAGAAAAAGAGAGYGGQAGYGQGAGASAGAAAAGAGAGGQAGYGQGAGASAGSAAAGAGAGRQASYGQGAGASAGAAAAAGAGAGYGGQAGYGQGAGASAGAAAAGAGAGGQAGYGQGAGASAGSAAAGAGAGRQASYGQGAGASAGAAAAGAGAGYGGQAGYGQGAGASSGAAAAAGAGAGRQSGYGQGAGASAGAAAAGTGAGYGGQAGYGQGAGASAGAAAAGAGAGSRAGYGQGAGASSRAAAAAGAGAGYGGQAGYGQGAGASAGAAAAAGAGAGRQAGYGQGAGASAGAAAAGAGAGYGGQAGYGQGAGASAGAAAAGAGAGRQAGYGQGAGASAGAAAAGAGAGRQAGYGQGAGASAGAAAATGAGAGYGGQSGYGQGTGASSGAAAAAGAGAGYGGQAGYGQGAGASAGAAAAGAGAGRQAGYGQLASASAGAAAAGAGAGYGGQAGYGQGAGASAGAAAAGAGAGRQAGYGQGAGASAGAAAAGAGAGRQAGYGQGAGASAGAAVAGAGAGYGGQAGYGQGAGASAGAAAAGAGAGRQAGYGQGAGASAGAAAAAGAGAGYGGQAGYGQGAGASAGAAAAGAGAGRQAGYGQGAGASAGAAAAGAGAGRQAGYGQGAGASAGAAAAGAGAGFGGQAGYGQGAGASAGAAAAGAASGRQAGYGQGAGASAGAAAAGAGAGYGGQAGYGQGAGASAGAAAAGAGAGRQAGYGQGAGASAGAAAAGAGAGYGGQAGYGQGAGASAGAAAAGAGAGRQAGYGQGAGASAGAAAAGAGAGYGGQAGYGQGAGAAAGAAAAGAGAGYGGQAGYGQGAGASAGAAAAGAGAGRQAGYGQGAGASAGAAAGAGAGYGGQAGYRQGAGAAASAAAASAGAGGQTGYGASAGAASSQAVSRTTTTTSQSAAGGAASGYSTGVGSGAAATASGAGYGGQSGYGTGAGAAAGAAASGAGAGYGGQAGYGQGAGASAAAASNRIVSAPAVNRMSAASSTLVSNGAFNVGALGSTISNMAAQIQASSQGLSSAEATVQALLEVISVLTHMLSSANIGYVDFSRVGDSASAVSQSMAYAG is encoded by the exons ATGCAGTGGTCAACTTACCTTGCCTTATTCTTCGCTGTTTTTTGCGCCCAGAGCTACTCAGCTCTGGGGCAAGGAGCCTCAGTATGGTCAAGCCCCCAAATGGCCGAGAACTTCATGAACGGCTTCTCCGTGGCTCTTTCGCAAGCTGGAGCATTCAGTGGGCAGGAGATGAAAGACTTCGATGATGTCAGAGATATCATGAACTCTGCAATGGACAAGATGATAAGGTCCGGGAAAAGTGGCCGTGGCGCGATGAGGGCCATGAACGCAGCGTTCGGCTCAGCTATTGCAGAAATCGTTGCTGCTAACGGCGGAAAAGAATACCAAATAGGCGCAGTTCTAGATGCAGTTACTAATACTCTTCTACAGCTGACCGGAAATGTTGATAACGGTTTTCTCAATGAAATCAGTCGACTCATCACGCTATTTAGCAGTGTAGAAGCAAACGATATATCAGCATCTGCGGGGGCAGATGCATCCGGAAGTTCAGGTCCAGTAGGTGGATACTCATCCGGAGCAGGAGCAGCAGTTGGACAGGGAACAGCTCAGGCTGTAGGATACGGAGGAGGAGCACAAGGAGTTGCATCAAGTGCTGCTGCCGGAGCAACAAATTATGCTCAAGGCGTGTCTACCGGAAGTACACAAAATGTCGCAACTTCCACTGTCACAACAACAACAAATGTTGCAGGTTCAACTGCAACAGGATACAACACCGGATATGGAACAGGTGCAGCAGCAGGAGCAGCCGCTGGCGCAAGCTCTGGATACGGAACAGGCTATGGAACCGGAACTGGAGCAGGTGCTGGTGCTGGTTCAGGCGCTGGTTATGGTGCTGGTGCAGGAGCGGGAGCTGGTTCAGGCGCTGGTTATGGTGCCGGTGCAGGAGCCGGAGCTAGTTCAGGTGCTGGTTATGGAGCTGGTGCAGGAGCTGGATACGGTGCTGGTGCAGGAGCAGGGGCTGCTTCAGGTGCTGGTTATGGAGCTGGTGCAGGTACTGGATACGGTGCTGGTGCAGGAGCAGGAGCTGCTTCAGGTGCTGGTTATGGAGCTGGTGCAGGAGCAGGTGCAGGTTCTGGATACGGTGCTGGTGCAGGAGCTGGAGCCGGATCTGGTTATGGCGCGGGTGCAGGAGCAGGAGCAGGAGCCGGAGCAGGATCTGGTTACGGCGCTGGTGCAGGAGCTGGAGCAGTATCTGGTTACGGCGCTGGAGCGGGAGCAGGAGCAGGTGCAGGATCTGGTTACGGCGCTGGTGCAGGAGCTGGAGCAGGATCTGGCTACAGTACTGGAGCAGGATATTCTGCAGGTGCTGCGGCAGCTGGCAGCAGTTCGAGCACTCAAGTAACAACTCAACAAACTGTTACATCACAGGCTTCTGCAGCAGGAGCTGGATACGGAGTTGGCGCAGGAGCTGGAGCTGCAGCTTCTGCAGGAAGCGGCACTCGAGCTGGATATGGTACTGGTGCGGGGGCAGGAGCTGGAGCTGGAGCTGGAGCTGGAGCAGGAGCTGGCTACGGTGCAGGTGCCGGAGCTGGTTATGGTGCTGGTTCAGGAGCTCGTGCAGCAGCCGGCGCAGGGGCTGGGTACGGCAGTGGAGCAGGAGCTGGTGCAGGATCTGGTTACGGCAGTAGGGCAGGAGCGGGAGCTGGGGCTGGTGCTGGAGCTGGTGCCGGCTACGGTGCTGGTGCTGGAGCAGGATCTGGTGCCGGCTACGGTGCTGGTGCTGGAGCAGGATCTGGTGCTGGCTACGGTGCTGGAGCTGGAGCAGGATCTGGTGCCGGCTACGGGTCTGGTGCTGGAGCAGGATCTGGTTACGGTGCTGGTGCAGGAGCTGGAGCAGGATCTGGTTACGGCGCTGGTGCAGGAGCTGGAGCAGGTTCTGGCTACGGTGCTGGTGCAGCAGCAGGAGCTGGCGCAGGAGCAGGATCTGGTTACGGCGCTGGTGCTGGAGCTAGAGCTGGGGCTGGGGCTGGGACTGGTGCTGGCTACGGAAGTGGTTATGGAGCAAGCAGTGGTTCCGGAGCTGGAGCAGCTGCAGGCTCAGGAGCTGCAGCTGGGGCTGGGTATGGTACTGGAGCAGGATATTCAACTGGTGCTGCATCGGCTGGCAGCAGTTCAAGCACTCAGGTAATAACTCAAGAGACTGTTACATCACAGGCATCATCTGGCGCATCTGGAGCAGCATCTGGTTACAGTGCTGGATCAGGAGCGGGAGCAGCAGCAGGAGCTGGAGCAGGATCTGGTTATGGTGCTGGAGCAGGAGCCGGAGCAGGATCTGGTTACGGTGCAGGTGCAGGAGCAGGAGCAGGATCTGGCTACGGCGCTGGTGCAGGAGCTGGAGCAGGATCTGGGTACGGCGTAGGTGCAGGAGCTGCAGCAGGATCCGGTTACGGCGCCGGTGCAGGAGCTGGAGCAGGATCAG GTTATGGACAAGGAGCCGGCGCTTCAGCAGGAGCAGCAGCAGCTGGTGCAGGCGCTGGATATGGAGGACAAGCAGGTTATGGACAAGGAGCCGGCGCTTCAGCAGGAGCAGCAGCTGCTGGTGCAGGTGCTGGAAGACAAGCAGGTTACGGACAAGGAGCCGGTGCATCATCAGGAGCAGCAGCAGCAGCTGGTGCAGGCGCTGGATATGGAGGACAAGCAGGTTATGGACAAGGAGCCGGCGCTTCAGCAGGAGCAGCAGCAGCAGCTGGTGCAGGCGCTGGAAGACAAGCAAGTTACGGACAAGGAGCCGGTGCATCAGCAGGAGCAGCAGCAGCAGCTGGTGCAGGCGCTGGATATGGAGGACAAGCAGGTTACGGACAAGGAGCCGGTGCATCAGCAGGAGCAGCAGCAGCTGGTGCAGGCGCTGGAGGACAAGCAGGTTACGGGCAAGGAGCGGGTGCTTCAGCAGGATCAGCAGCTGCTGGTGCAGGTGCTGGAAGACAAGCAAGTTACGGACAAGGAGCCGGTGCATCAGCAGGAGCAGCAGCAGCAGCTGGTGCAGGCGCTGGATATGGAGGACAAGCAGGTTACGGACAAGGAGCCGGTGCATCAGCAGGAGCAGCAGCAGCTGGTGCAGGCGCTGGAGGACAAGCAGGTTACGGGCAAGGAGCGGGTGCTTCAGCAGGATCAGCAGCTGCTGGTGCAGGTGCTGGAAGACAAGCAAGTTACGGACAAGGAGCCGGTGCATCAGCAGGAGCAGCAGCAGCTGGTGCAGGCGCTGGATATGGAGGACAAGCAGGTTATGGACAAGGAGCCGGTGCATCATCAGGAGCAGCAGCAGCAGCTGGTGCAGGCGCTGGAAGACAATCAGGTTACGGACAAGGAGCTGGTGCATCAGCAGGAGCTGCAGCAGCTGGTACAGGCGCTGGATATGGAGGACAAGCAGGTTATGGACAAGGAGCCGGCGCTTCAGCAGGAGCAGCAGCTGCTGGTGCAGGTGCTGGAAGCCGAGCAGGTTACGGACAAGGAGCCGGTGCATCATCAAGAGCAGCAGCAGCAGCTGGTGCAGGCGCTGGATATGGAGGACAAGCAGGTTATGGACAAGGAGCCGGCGCTTCAGCAGGAGCAGCAGCAGCAGCTGGTGCAGGCGCTGGAAGACAAGCAGGTTACGGACAAGGAGCTGGTGCATCAGCAGGAGCAGCAGCAGCTGGTGCAGGCGCTGGATATGGAGGACAAGCAGGTTATGGACAAGGAGCCGGCGCTTCAGCAGGAGCAGCAGCTGCTGGTGCAGGTGCTGGAAGACAAGCAGGTTACGGACAAGGAGCCGGTGCATCAGCAGGAGCAGCAGCAGCTGGTGCAGGCGCTGGAAGACAAGCAGGTTACGGACAAGGAGCCGGTGCATCAGCAGGAGCAGCAGCAGCAACTGGTGCAGGCGCTGGATATGGAGGACAATCAGGTTATGGGCAAGGAACCGGTGCATCATCAGGAGCAGCAGCAGCAGCTGGTGCTGGCGCTGGATATGGAGGACAAGCAG GTTATGGACAAGGAGCCGGTGCTTCAGCAGGAGCAGCAGCTGCTGGTGCAGGTGCAGGAAGACAAGCAGGTTACGGACAATTAGCTAGTGCATCAGCAGGAGCAGCAGCAGCTGGTGCAGGCGCTGGATATGGAGGACAAGCAGGTTATGGACAAGGAGCCGGTGCTTCAGCAGGAGCAGCAGCTGCTGGTGCAGGTGCAGGAAGACAAGCAG GTTATGGACAAGGAGCCGGCGCTTCAGCAGGAGCAGCAGCTGCTGGTGCAGGTGCTGGAAGACAAGCAGGTTACGGACAAGGAGCCGGTGCATCAGCAGGTGCAGCAGTAGCTGGTGCAGGCGCTGGATATGGAGGACAAGCAGGTTATGGACAAGGAGCCGGCGCTTCAGCAGGGGCAGCAGCTGCTGGTGCAGGAGCTGGAAGACAAGCAGGTTACGGACAAGGAGCTGGTGCATCAGCAGGAGCAGCAGCAGCAGCTGGGGCAGGCGCTGGATATGGGGGACAAGCAGGTTATGGACAAGGAGCCGGCGCTTCAGCAGGAGCAGCAGCTGCTGGTGCAGGAGCTGGAAGACAAGCAGGTTACGGGCAAGGAGCTGGTGCTTCAGCAGGAGCAGCAGCTGCTGGTGCAGGTGCTGGAAGACAAGCAGGTTACGGACAAGGAGCCGGTGCATCAGCAGGAGCAGCAGCAGCTGGTGCAGGCGCTGGATTTGGAGGACAAGCAGGTTATGGACAAGGAGCTGGCGCTTCAGCAGGAGCAGCAGCTGCTGGTGCAGCCTCTGGAAGACAAGCAGGTTATGGACAAGGAGCCGGTGCATCAGCAGGAGCAGCAGCAGCTGGTGCAGGCGCTGGATACGGAGGTCAAGCAGGTTACGGACAAGGAGCCGGTGCATCAGCTGGAGCAGCAGCAGCTGGTGCAGGAGCTGGAAGACAAGCAGGTTACGGACAAGGAGCTGGTGCATCAGCAGGAGCAGCAGCAGCTGGTGCAGGCGCTGGATATGGAGGACAAGCAGGTTATGGACAAGGAGCCGGCGCTTCAGCAGGAGCAGCAGCTGCTGGTGCAGGAGCTGGAAGACAAGCAGGTTACGGACAAGGAGCCGGTGCATCAGCAGGAGCAGCAGCAGCTGGTGCAGGCGCTGGATACGGAGGTCAAGCAGGTTACGGACAAGGAGCCGGTGCAGCAGCTGGAGCAGCAGCAGCTGGTGCAGGCGCTGGATACGGAGGACAAGCAGGTTATGGACAAGGAGCCGGCGCTTCAGCAGGAGCAGCAGCTGCTGGTGCAGGTGCTGGAAGACAAGCAGGTTATGGACAAGGAGCCGGTGCATCAGCAGGAGCAGCAGCTGGTGCAGGCGCTGGATACGGAGGTCAAGCAGGTTACAGACAAGGAGCTGGTGCTGCAGCAAGTGCCGCAGCTGCTAGTGCAGGAGCAGGTGGTCAAACAGGATATGGCGCAAGTGCAGGAGCCGCTAGTTCACAAGCTGTATCCAGAACAACGACAACCACATCACAATCCGCAGCAGGAGGAGCTGCTTCTGGATATAGTACAGGAGTTGGGTCTGGAGCGGCAGCTACTGCTTCAGGTGCTGGATATGGAGGACAATCAGGATACGGAACTGGAGCAGGTGCAGCAGCAGGAGCTGCAGCTTCCGGCGCAGGAGCTGGATATGGAGGTCAAGCTGGATACGGACAAGGTGCAGGAGCCTCAGCAGCAGCTGCAAGCAACCGAATTGTATCTGCTCCAGCTGTCAACCGAATGAGCGCAGCATCTTCAACTCTTGTTTCTAACGGCGCTTTTAACGTCGGTGCTCTCGGTTCAACGATTTCAAATATGGCTGCTCAGATCCAAGCTAGTTCACAAGGACTTTCTAGTGCAGAAGCAACTGTGCAAGCTCTTCTTGAAGTAATTTCGGTTCTTACCCACATGCTCAGTTCGGCAAACATTGGATACGTCGATTTCAGTCGTGTTGGAGATTCCGCATCTGCTGTCTCTCAATCAATGGCCTATGCCGGTTAA